The Hymenobacter baengnokdamensis genome includes a region encoding these proteins:
- a CDS encoding SGNH/GDSL hydrolase family protein: protein MSSAASAAPAIPYLALGDSYTIGEGAAHADRWPVQLARLARAQGLPLAEPDIIARTGWTTAELQQAIEASGNHRTDYGLVSLLIGVNNQYRGQSLELYRIEFRQLLATAINFAGGSVHHVVVLSIPDWGQTPFAHDRDQSQISREIDQFNAAAQAECQRAGVAYVAITDLTRAAAGDAHQFTSDGLHYTGQQMQQWAARALPVVQALLK from the coding sequence GTGTCTTCTGCTGCGTCCGCCGCTCCGGCTATTCCGTACCTCGCCCTGGGCGATTCCTACACCATCGGCGAAGGGGCCGCCCATGCCGACCGCTGGCCGGTGCAGCTAGCCCGCCTGGCCCGCGCCCAAGGCCTGCCCCTGGCCGAGCCCGACATCATTGCCCGCACCGGCTGGACTACCGCCGAGCTGCAGCAGGCCATTGAGGCTAGTGGTAACCACCGCACCGACTATGGCCTGGTGTCGCTGCTCATCGGTGTTAATAACCAGTATCGGGGGCAAAGCCTGGAGCTATACCGCATTGAGTTTCGCCAGCTGCTGGCTACGGCAATAAACTTTGCGGGCGGCAGCGTGCACCACGTAGTAGTGCTCAGCATCCCCGATTGGGGCCAGACGCCCTTTGCCCACGACCGCGACCAGAGCCAGATTAGCCGCGAAATTGACCAGTTCAACGCCGCCGCACAGGCCGAATGCCAGCGCGCCGGCGTGGCCTACGTGGCTATTACCGACCTTACCCGCGCCGCAGCCGGCGATGCCCACCAGTTTACCAGTGATGGCTTGCACTACACTGGCCAGCAGATGCAGCAGTGGGCCGCCCGGGCGCTGCCCGTGGTGCAGGCGCTGCTGAAGTAG
- a CDS encoding TonB-dependent receptor plug domain-containing protein: MQGTLQEVGSGQPISFASVVLLRSRDSTFVAGTQASETGAFVLARVPLGQYVLRATAVGYRTGRRVVALTAAAPTLALGTLRLRLAATQLTDVVVTAERPVVSDGLDKKVVDVTKDLTITGGTAIDALQNVPSVTVDQTGAVSIRGSGGVTIFIDGKPTTTTLDQIPASSIQSIEVITNPSSRYDASGAGGILNIVLKKERRDGLNGQASATAGTGEKYNTSLSLNYRKGKLNAFGSYDFRRDRRRINGTLDQTTTANDTTLLLHQDRSGVNYQTSHAVRLGLDYALTPSRP; this comes from the coding sequence GTGCAGGGTACGCTGCAGGAAGTAGGGAGCGGGCAGCCCATTTCATTTGCCAGCGTGGTGTTGCTACGGAGCCGCGACTCGACTTTCGTGGCCGGTACCCAGGCCAGCGAAACCGGGGCGTTTGTGCTGGCCAGGGTGCCGCTGGGGCAGTATGTGCTGCGTGCCACGGCCGTTGGCTACCGCACCGGCCGCCGGGTGGTGGCCCTCACGGCAGCTGCGCCCACCTTAGCGCTGGGTACGCTGCGGCTGCGGCTGGCCGCTACCCAGCTCACCGATGTGGTCGTAACGGCTGAGCGCCCGGTAGTGAGCGACGGCCTCGATAAAAAAGTGGTAGACGTGACCAAAGACCTGACCATAACCGGCGGCACGGCCATCGACGCGCTGCAAAACGTGCCCTCCGTGACGGTAGACCAGACCGGGGCCGTCAGCATCCGGGGCTCGGGCGGCGTTACCATCTTTATCGATGGCAAGCCCACGACCACGACCCTGGACCAGATTCCGGCCAGTAGCATTCAGAGCATAGAAGTGATTACCAACCCTTCCTCGCGCTACGATGCCTCGGGGGCGGGCGGCATTCTCAACATCGTGCTCAAGAAAGAGCGCCGCGACGGCCTCAACGGCCAGGCCAGCGCCACGGCGGGCACCGGCGAAAAGTACAATACCTCCCTTAGCCTTAACTACCGCAAAGGCAAGCTGAATGCTTTTGGCTCGTATGATTTTCGTCGCGACCGCCGGCGCATCAACGGCACGCTCGACCAAACTACCACGGCCAACGATACGACTCTACTGCTGCACCAGGACCGCAGCGGGGTCAATTACCAGACCTCGCACGCGGTGCGCCTGGGCCTGGACTATGCGCTTACCCCGAGCAGACCCTGA
- a CDS encoding outer membrane beta-barrel family protein, translating into MQPRFNQLYNDETLDSRQLNLTTGGQVVPAGTSHRTNATNGTFRSADVTLDYRRTWSRHEGRELTANAVYTPLLADNQVGSTIVAVDNAVQLQQQRTINHTTQGTAQLDYVHPLTEKSRFELGARSSLRQYDLDYRFSSTPALPYDPSNRFIYKQYVQAAYGIYANALGKLNYQLGLRGEQTNLSGQQLATNARPVPHHYFDLFPSAVLAYELPHDQRVQLSYSKRIQRPDAGELNPFTDRSDQFNLVTGNPNLLPEYVHSVELGDQLTFAGGRSLSATAFYRLETNTAQGFRQVIYDSLSRRQVTSTTRQNLGQETSYGLELVGASPLTEFWKVNVTASTFRRLIRGSSGGVPINTASQVYTTRLNNTFTLTKQLGAQLALNYRSPINTAQGTRSANFNVDFAARYNVLGDRGTITLRVADIFNTLHFNSTAYGDAFATDQRFKRESRIAFLGFAYRFGQNQAARPTKNKNDQEDAGGGFE; encoded by the coding sequence GTGCAGCCGCGCTTCAACCAGCTTTATAACGACGAAACGCTCGACTCGCGCCAGCTTAACCTCACCACTGGCGGCCAGGTGGTGCCGGCCGGCACCAGCCACCGCACCAATGCTACCAATGGCACCTTCCGCTCGGCCGATGTCACGCTCGACTACCGCCGCACCTGGTCCCGGCACGAGGGCCGCGAGCTCACGGCCAACGCCGTGTACACGCCCCTGCTGGCTGATAATCAGGTGGGCTCTACTATCGTTGCGGTGGATAACGCGGTGCAGCTTCAGCAGCAGCGTACTATCAACCATACCACGCAGGGCACGGCTCAGCTTGATTATGTACACCCGCTAACTGAGAAAAGCCGCTTCGAGTTGGGGGCGCGCAGCTCGCTGCGGCAGTACGACCTCGACTATCGTTTCAGTAGTACGCCAGCGCTGCCCTACGACCCGTCCAACCGTTTCATTTACAAGCAGTACGTGCAGGCGGCCTACGGCATTTATGCCAATGCGCTGGGCAAGCTCAACTACCAGCTGGGCCTGCGCGGCGAGCAAACTAATCTGAGCGGCCAGCAGCTGGCTACCAACGCCAGGCCGGTTCCGCACCATTATTTCGACCTTTTTCCGAGCGCCGTACTGGCCTACGAGCTGCCGCACGACCAGCGCGTGCAGCTGAGCTACTCCAAGCGCATTCAGCGGCCCGACGCGGGCGAGCTGAATCCGTTCACCGACCGCTCCGACCAGTTTAACCTCGTGACGGGCAACCCCAACCTGCTGCCCGAATACGTGCATTCAGTAGAGCTGGGCGACCAGCTGACTTTTGCGGGTGGGCGCAGCCTGAGCGCCACGGCTTTCTATCGGCTCGAAACCAATACCGCCCAGGGGTTCCGGCAGGTTATCTACGACTCGCTTTCCCGCCGCCAGGTTACGAGCACCACGCGCCAGAACCTGGGCCAGGAAACCTCCTACGGCCTGGAGCTGGTGGGAGCCAGCCCGCTTACCGAGTTCTGGAAGGTGAACGTCACGGCTTCCACCTTCCGCCGCCTCATTCGGGGCTCCTCGGGCGGGGTACCCATCAACACGGCCAGCCAGGTGTATACTACGCGCCTCAACAACACGTTCACCCTCACCAAGCAGCTCGGCGCGCAGCTGGCGCTCAACTACCGCTCGCCCATCAATACGGCGCAGGGCACCCGGAGCGCAAACTTCAACGTCGACTTTGCCGCCCGCTACAACGTGCTCGGCGACCGTGGGACGATTACGCTGCGCGTGGCCGATATCTTCAATACGCTCCATTTTAACTCTACGGCCTATGGCGATGCCTTCGCCACCGACCAGCGTTTCAAGCGCGAGTCGCGCATTGCCTTCCTGGGCTTTGCCTACCGCTTTGGCCAGAACCAGGCCGCCAGGCCCACGAAGAACAAGAACGACCAGGAAGATGCCGGCGGCGGGTTTGAGTAA
- a CDS encoding TVP38/TMEM64 family protein, with product MGLLLAVPLLGSASVLGLLYERQSLLHSLSAGQSLLYFLVVALTMATALTPTTFVAIITGYYFGWSGLPGMVMAYALASAIGYELARRLDHGKLRDFLHHFPKADAVLDELQSQSWSLIILTRLSPVLPFALMTFVLAIVGVARRRFLVASVVGMLPRSLFFYWLGTKAQDVLMLLRDPDEGTLSKLVLLGLVAASLFGLFIVFNQALQRVLRRSTPAS from the coding sequence ATGGGGCTCCTGCTGGCTGTGCCGCTACTGGGGTCGGCCTCCGTGCTGGGGCTACTCTACGAGCGGCAGTCGCTGCTGCATAGCCTGAGCGCGGGCCAGAGTCTGCTGTATTTTCTGGTGGTTGCCCTCACCATGGCCACGGCGCTCACGCCTACCACCTTCGTTGCTATCATTACGGGCTATTATTTCGGCTGGAGCGGCCTGCCAGGCATGGTGATGGCCTACGCGCTGGCTTCCGCCATCGGCTATGAGCTGGCTCGCCGTCTTGACCACGGCAAGCTGCGCGACTTTCTGCATCATTTCCCCAAAGCCGACGCCGTACTCGACGAGCTGCAAAGCCAGAGCTGGTCGCTCATTATTCTGACGCGGCTCTCCCCGGTGCTGCCCTTTGCGCTCATGACCTTCGTACTGGCTATTGTGGGCGTGGCGCGCCGTCGATTTCTGGTAGCTTCGGTGGTAGGTATGCTCCCACGCAGCCTTTTTTTCTACTGGCTTGGCACCAAGGCTCAGGATGTCTTAATGCTGCTGCGCGACCCCGACGAGGGTACACTCAGCAAACTGGTGCTGCTGGGCCTGGTAGCCGCCTCCCTGTTTGGCCTGTTTATAGTATTCAACCAGGCCTTGCAGCGGGTGTTGCGGCGCAGCACCCCGGCCAGCTAA
- a CDS encoding cystathionine gamma-synthase, with product MKFATKAIHAGVHPDPETGAIMTPIYQTSTYAQRSPGDNKGYEYSRTHNPTRTQLQDALAALDNGKHGLAFASGMAAIDCVLRLLKPGDEVISTDDLYGGSYRIMTKVYAPLGINFHFVPMGDMEAVRAKVTAKTKLIWVETPTNPLLNIIDIAAAAALAREAGALLAVDNTFSTPYLQEPLALGADIVVYSLTKYMAGHSDTVMGALVFNDDQLLKDLSFYQNACGGTPGPQDCFLVLRGLKTLHLRMQRHCENGRAIAEYLRQHPKVEKVYWPGFESHPNHAVAARQMRDFGGMISFVLKGDNKEDAIAVLEKFQLFTLAESLGGVESLSGHPATMTHASIPAEQRRQAGLSDSLIRLSVGIEDAEDLIDDLAQAIG from the coding sequence ATGAAATTTGCCACCAAAGCCATTCACGCCGGCGTGCACCCCGACCCCGAAACCGGGGCCATCATGACGCCTATCTACCAAACCTCCACCTACGCCCAGCGCTCGCCGGGCGATAACAAGGGCTACGAGTATTCGCGTACCCACAATCCCACGCGCACCCAGCTTCAGGATGCCCTGGCGGCTCTCGACAACGGTAAGCACGGCCTGGCCTTCGCCTCGGGCATGGCGGCCATCGACTGCGTGCTGCGGCTGCTTAAGCCCGGCGACGAGGTGATTTCGACCGACGACCTCTACGGTGGTAGCTACCGCATCATGACCAAGGTGTACGCGCCGCTGGGCATCAACTTCCACTTCGTGCCGATGGGCGATATGGAAGCCGTGCGCGCCAAAGTAACGGCCAAGACTAAGCTCATCTGGGTCGAAACGCCTACCAATCCGCTGCTCAACATTATCGATATAGCGGCGGCGGCGGCGCTGGCCAGGGAAGCTGGCGCGCTGCTGGCCGTTGACAACACTTTTTCGACGCCCTACCTGCAGGAACCGCTGGCGCTGGGCGCCGACATCGTGGTGTACTCGCTCACCAAGTACATGGCCGGGCACTCCGATACGGTAATGGGCGCGCTGGTTTTCAACGATGACCAGCTGCTCAAGGACCTCAGCTTTTACCAGAACGCCTGCGGCGGCACGCCCGGCCCCCAGGATTGCTTCCTGGTGCTGCGCGGCCTCAAAACCCTGCACCTGCGCATGCAGCGCCACTGCGAAAACGGCCGCGCCATCGCCGAGTACCTGCGCCAGCATCCCAAGGTGGAAAAAGTGTACTGGCCGGGCTTCGAAAGCCACCCCAACCATGCCGTGGCGGCCCGGCAGATGCGCGACTTCGGGGGCATGATTTCCTTCGTCCTCAAGGGCGATAACAAGGAAGACGCTATCGCGGTGCTCGAAAAATTTCAGCTCTTTACCCTGGCCGAAAGCCTGGGCGGCGTCGAGAGCCTGAGCGGCCACCCCGCCACCATGACGCACGCCAGCATTCCGGCCGAGCAGCGCCGCCAGGCCGGCCTCAGCGATTCGCTCATTCGCCTGAGCGTAGGCATTGAGGATGCCGAAGACCTGATTGACGACCTGGCCCAGGCAATCGGCTAG